The following coding sequences lie in one Arthrobacter sp. SLBN-122 genomic window:
- a CDS encoding App1 family protein, with amino-acid sequence MDTAPQNPAQDTARPAARNTKGYAALSGSQFFRLAHRLSDAVNDVRIQLAKRWNFVPQTIAYQGYGSTTRVRVLGRVLLTQKPLPGSKAEHAARNGNQNVRGWRAFTGVPLQFSDVEITIGDVVTHVTADRGGLIDTEVDVQLSPGWHTAVLRAEGTDPAEALIQVIAPGVEFGIVSDIDDTVMVTALPRPFLALWNTFVLSERARMATPGMAVLLDRLTIEHPEAPVIYLSTGPWNAAPTLARFLTRNMYPKGALLLTDWGLTQDRWFRSGQDHKHRNLERLAQEFPDMRWLLIGDNGQHDEAIYSAFATENPDKVAAIAIRQLSVSESVFAGGHSEDGDHTTSRVPWIYSPDGAGIAKQLAMLDLLRG; translated from the coding sequence ATGGACACGGCCCCGCAGAACCCAGCCCAGGACACGGCACGCCCAGCCGCGCGGAACACGAAGGGCTACGCCGCCCTTTCCGGAAGCCAGTTCTTCCGGCTGGCACACCGATTGTCGGACGCAGTCAACGACGTCCGGATCCAGCTCGCCAAGCGTTGGAACTTCGTGCCGCAGACCATCGCCTACCAGGGCTACGGCTCCACTACCCGGGTGCGCGTACTGGGCAGGGTACTGCTGACTCAGAAGCCACTGCCCGGAAGCAAAGCCGAGCACGCGGCCAGGAACGGCAACCAGAACGTCCGCGGCTGGCGGGCATTCACGGGCGTGCCGTTGCAGTTTTCCGACGTCGAAATCACCATCGGCGATGTGGTCACCCACGTCACGGCGGACCGGGGCGGACTGATCGACACCGAGGTTGACGTGCAGCTGTCCCCCGGCTGGCACACCGCGGTGCTTCGGGCTGAGGGGACCGATCCGGCGGAAGCGCTGATCCAGGTGATCGCCCCGGGCGTGGAGTTCGGCATCGTCTCCGACATCGACGATACCGTCATGGTCACAGCCCTCCCCCGGCCCTTCCTGGCCTTGTGGAACACCTTTGTGCTCAGCGAACGGGCGCGCATGGCCACGCCGGGAATGGCCGTGCTGCTGGACCGGCTGACCATCGAACACCCGGAAGCCCCGGTCATCTACCTGTCCACCGGCCCCTGGAATGCCGCCCCCACCCTGGCACGGTTCCTGACCCGCAACATGTACCCCAAGGGCGCGCTGCTGCTGACCGACTGGGGACTGACGCAGGACCGCTGGTTCCGCAGCGGCCAGGACCACAAGCACCGCAACCTGGAGCGGCTTGCCCAGGAATTCCCGGATATGCGGTGGCTCCTGATCGGTGACAACGGGCAGCATGACGAGGCCATCTACTCGGCCTTTGCCACCGAAAACCCGGACAAGGTTGCTGCCATCGCCATCCGCCAGCTGTCCGTCAGCGAGTCCGTGTTCGCCGGCGGCCACTCCGAGGACGGTGACCACACCACCTCCAGGGTGCCGTGGATCTACTCCCCCGACGGCGCCGGCATCGCAAAGCAGCTCGCCATGCTGGACCTGCTCCGGGGCTGA
- a CDS encoding glycoside hydrolase family 1 protein produces MHISAKDLAALIPPGFTLGVATAAFQIEGALDEDGRGPAGWDRFAAKPGAIVEDHSPVVATDHYHRMPQDVALLKQLGVDSYRFSFAWPRIQPGGTGPANSAGLAFYDRLLDQLLANGISPMATIYHWDTPLELDEAGGWMNRDTAYRLGDYAALVAEAFGDRVARWVTINEPATVSANGYAFGLHSPGKELALGAFPTVHHQLLGHGLAVQALRAAKVPGEIGMTNVYSPMVPNSINPLDRISAGLMDLGQNRLYADPVLTGKYPDLIRAAKFFSSFEHPEEDMAVISQPLDFYGLNYYMPTKVAAGPGGGTVPTSMAEAMGSDLNATGSGTTPFHVEAWPEADITSYGWPVKPEYMAVALKEMAERYPNLPPVIITEGGASFEDIIVRDKSTNTRFIPDERRLKYLSDHLETALRATAPGGVAESMDLRGYYVWSFLDNFEWSAGYNQPFGLLHVDFETLERTPKASYFWFQELIEERDLAAAADLAIAQAVVPDVLADEGAEPTEAPDGGAALGASA; encoded by the coding sequence ATGCATATCTCCGCCAAGGACCTCGCAGCGCTCATCCCTCCGGGGTTCACGCTTGGCGTCGCAACCGCAGCATTCCAGATCGAAGGGGCGCTGGACGAGGACGGCCGCGGGCCCGCGGGCTGGGACAGGTTCGCCGCCAAACCCGGTGCCATCGTGGAGGACCACAGTCCCGTGGTGGCCACGGACCACTACCACCGGATGCCCCAGGACGTGGCGCTCCTGAAGCAGCTTGGCGTTGACTCGTACCGGTTCTCCTTCGCCTGGCCGCGGATCCAGCCGGGCGGCACCGGCCCGGCCAACAGCGCAGGCCTGGCGTTCTACGACCGGCTCCTGGATCAGCTCCTGGCCAACGGCATCTCGCCCATGGCCACCATCTACCACTGGGACACGCCCCTGGAGCTGGATGAAGCGGGCGGCTGGATGAACAGGGATACGGCCTACCGCCTGGGGGACTATGCCGCGCTCGTGGCGGAGGCTTTCGGTGACAGGGTGGCACGCTGGGTGACCATTAACGAGCCGGCCACCGTCAGCGCCAATGGCTACGCATTCGGCCTGCACTCACCCGGGAAGGAGCTGGCCCTCGGCGCCTTCCCCACCGTCCACCACCAGCTGCTGGGGCATGGGCTCGCCGTCCAGGCCCTGCGCGCGGCAAAAGTGCCGGGCGAGATCGGCATGACCAACGTGTACTCGCCCATGGTGCCGAACTCGATCAACCCGTTGGACAGGATCAGTGCCGGGCTCATGGACCTGGGCCAGAACCGGCTCTACGCCGATCCCGTCCTGACGGGCAAGTACCCGGACCTCATCCGCGCGGCCAAGTTCTTCAGCTCCTTCGAGCACCCTGAAGAGGACATGGCGGTCATCTCCCAGCCCCTGGATTTCTACGGGCTCAACTACTACATGCCCACCAAGGTTGCAGCTGGCCCCGGCGGCGGTACGGTGCCGACAAGCATGGCGGAGGCCATGGGCAGCGACCTCAACGCAACCGGCAGCGGGACAACACCGTTCCACGTGGAAGCCTGGCCGGAAGCCGACATCACGTCCTACGGCTGGCCGGTCAAGCCGGAGTACATGGCGGTGGCGCTGAAGGAGATGGCGGAGCGGTACCCCAACCTCCCTCCCGTAATCATCACCGAGGGCGGAGCGAGCTTCGAGGACATCATCGTCCGCGACAAGTCCACCAACACCCGCTTCATCCCGGACGAGCGCCGGCTGAAGTACCTCTCCGACCATCTGGAAACCGCGCTGCGGGCCACGGCGCCCGGGGGCGTGGCGGAGTCCATGGACCTGCGCGGTTATTACGTGTGGTCCTTCCTGGACAACTTTGAATGGTCCGCCGGCTACAACCAGCCGTTCGGGCTCCTGCACGTGGACTTCGAGACGCTGGAGCGCACGCCCAAGGCCTCCTATTTCTGGTTCCAGGAACTTATCGAGGAACGCGACCTGGCTGCAGCAGCTGACCTTGCCATCGCCCAGGCGGTGGTCCCGGATGTCCTGGCCGATGAAGGCGCAGAGCCCACTGAAGCGCCCGACGGCGGCGCGGCACTGGGTGCCAGCGCCTAG
- a CDS encoding J domain-containing protein has product MTEVPDYYAILGVGRDAGRQEISRAYRALMRSHHPDLDGGRAYGVTETIGDTPGTTGHSGQGDELLRIMQAFNVLRDPVRRADYDRTLAAAAPTIIPVRKVRRSGGPSGPAIRVTPVRWESGPWS; this is encoded by the coding sequence ATGACTGAAGTTCCCGACTACTACGCCATCCTGGGCGTAGGCAGGGATGCCGGCCGGCAGGAAATCTCCCGCGCGTACCGGGCTCTCATGCGCAGCCACCATCCGGACCTGGACGGCGGGCGCGCGTACGGGGTCACGGAAACGATAGGGGACACGCCTGGGACGACGGGCCACTCCGGGCAGGGGGACGAACTTCTCCGGATCATGCAGGCATTCAACGTGCTGCGTGACCCGGTGCGCCGCGCCGACTATGACAGGACGCTGGCGGCAGCGGCGCCCACCATTATTCCGGTCCGGAAAGTCCGCAGGAGTGGCGGCCCGTCCGGACCAGCCATCCGCGTCACCCCGGTGCGGTGGGAAAGCGGGCCCTGGTCCTGA
- a CDS encoding Hsp20/alpha crystallin family protein, producing the protein MLMRTDPFRELDRLTQQVFGTAARPAAMPMDAWQEDGEFVVAFDLPAVKVDSLDLNVERNVLTVRAERQDPTQPNVELVASERPRGVFSRQLILGDTLDSEKIKASYDQGVLTLRIPVAEQAKPRRIEIQTQEGEKHQIKS; encoded by the coding sequence ATGTTGATGCGCACGGACCCGTTCCGTGAGCTGGACCGGCTCACGCAGCAGGTCTTTGGCACCGCCGCCCGCCCGGCCGCCATGCCCATGGACGCCTGGCAGGAAGACGGGGAATTCGTTGTGGCGTTCGACCTTCCCGCTGTGAAGGTGGACTCCCTTGACCTGAACGTTGAACGCAATGTCCTGACAGTGCGGGCCGAGCGCCAGGACCCCACGCAGCCCAACGTGGAGCTGGTGGCTTCTGAGCGTCCCCGTGGCGTGTTCAGCCGCCAGCTGATCCTCGGTGACACCCTGGACAGCGAAAAGATCAAGGCCAGCTACGACCAGGGCGTCCTGACCCTGCGGATTCCGGTTGCCGAACAGGCCAAGCCGCGCAGGATCGAGATCCAGACGCAAGAGGGCGAAAAGCACCAGATCAAGAGCTAG
- a CDS encoding MerR family transcriptional regulator: MADPVAGRAGRSPGPRALYAISVAAELTGTGQQNIRLYETKGLLTPARTAGGTRQYSDDDIAVLLRIGELLQEGLNLAGVAKVLELEAANVKLHRALQRARSRPQ; encoded by the coding sequence ATGGCAGATCCTGTTGCGGGACGGGCCGGCCGCTCCCCCGGCCCGCGGGCCCTGTACGCCATCTCGGTGGCAGCGGAGCTGACGGGAACCGGGCAGCAGAACATCAGGCTTTACGAAACCAAGGGGCTGCTGACGCCGGCACGGACAGCGGGCGGCACCCGGCAGTACAGCGATGACGATATTGCCGTGCTGTTGCGGATCGGCGAGCTCCTGCAGGAGGGGCTGAACCTGGCAGGCGTTGCCAAGGTCCTGGAGCTGGAGGCGGCCAACGTGAAGCTGCACAGGGCGCTCCAGCGGGCCAGGTCGCGGCCACAGTGA
- a CDS encoding phosphatase PAP2 family protein produces the protein MAQKSAGSAVSDRRAGRWHVFHEKFVVEERYLDPADRRALYRTSIILAVVGVALFIATLISVVQADGLSAADVPVHDWLLTTRSGAVTAIMIFLAVFFGPIALPIIVLVVILVWGFAAKHAWRPILLASAMLTGVIISQIILHIVQRSRPPVDQMLFGADQTFSFPSGHVLGACDFLLVGTYLIFSRRRNPRAAVFGFVGAGIGIVLAVVSRLYLGYHWTTDAFASFSLSLLILGGVIALDTWRTARIPGEPVTGELSRAESPHE, from the coding sequence TTGGCGCAGAAATCAGCAGGTTCCGCAGTCTCTGACCGAAGGGCGGGCAGGTGGCATGTCTTCCACGAGAAGTTCGTGGTGGAGGAACGCTACCTGGACCCTGCCGACCGGCGCGCTCTTTACCGGACGTCCATCATCCTGGCCGTCGTGGGGGTGGCACTCTTCATCGCCACGCTGATCAGCGTGGTGCAGGCCGACGGCCTTTCCGCCGCCGATGTCCCCGTGCATGACTGGCTCCTCACCACGCGTTCAGGCGCCGTTACTGCCATCATGATCTTCCTGGCGGTGTTCTTCGGCCCCATTGCACTGCCCATCATCGTGCTGGTGGTGATCCTTGTCTGGGGATTCGCGGCGAAGCACGCCTGGCGCCCCATCCTGCTTGCATCCGCCATGCTGACCGGCGTGATCATTTCGCAGATCATCCTCCACATCGTCCAGCGCTCCCGGCCGCCGGTGGACCAGATGCTGTTTGGTGCGGACCAGACGTTCTCGTTCCCGTCCGGGCACGTCCTGGGAGCCTGCGACTTCCTGCTGGTGGGGACCTACCTCATCTTCTCCAGGCGCCGGAACCCGCGGGCAGCAGTGTTTGGATTCGTCGGAGCCGGAATCGGAATCGTCCTCGCTGTGGTCAGCCGGCTGTACCTCGGCTATCACTGGACCACGGATGCGTTTGCGTCGTTCTCGCTGTCGCTGCTGATCCTCGGCGGCGTCATCGCGCTGGACACTTGGCGGACCGCCAGGATTCCGGGGGAGCCGGTCACCGGGGAGCTGTCAAGGGCCGAGTCGCCGCACGAGTAA
- a CDS encoding S8 family serine peptidase, producing MLPAPILLVQPPLSRRLKDPKIRTRFLALPVLTALLSAVALSMASLPAAAAPAPAPAPVAGAGRYIVQYAATTDVAAEVAGLRGQGLAVGRTFEHAIRGAVITATPTQAAALAKSGKVLSVEADAPIKLSGTEQPAPWGLDRTDQRALPLSGSYSWAAAGAGVRAYVVDTGILASHTDFGGRVTAGWTAVADGNGTTDCNGHGTHVAGTVAGTTYGVAKGATLVPVRVLDCAGSGYNSDVVAGLDWIAANHAAGTPAVANLSLGGAASSTVDAAIQAVLNDGVTTVVAAGNSAVDACTASPARVPGAITVAASDSADRQASFSNFGSCVDLYAPGVGITSAYYTSTTATASMSGTSMAAPHTAGAAAVMLSQNPALTPADVAAALVSNATPGVIAGASAGTPNRLLYTAAAAPAPVTAPAPAPTVTSVSPAPKATAAASGANVAATFSTAVQGVSAGTFVLRNAAGSSIAATVTYNATTTTATLDPAANLAPDASYTATLTGGTSAVRDAAGTPLASTSWTFTTGPAPTVTSYSPGSNALLVRRSSNISATFSEAVQGVGTTTFTLKNSATGAVVAASAYRNGTTNQWILDPQEPLAAKTRYTVTLAGGTAGIRDLAGNPLAGRSWQFTTGSF from the coding sequence GTGCTTCCGGCTCCTATCCTTTTGGTACAGCCACCCCTTTCCCGCCGTCTGAAGGACCCCAAAATTCGTACCCGTTTCCTCGCGCTGCCTGTCCTCACGGCGCTGCTCTCCGCCGTCGCCCTTTCCATGGCGTCCCTACCGGCGGCTGCTGCCCCCGCTCCCGCTCCCGCTCCCGTTGCCGGTGCCGGCCGTTACATCGTCCAGTACGCCGCCACCACCGACGTCGCAGCAGAGGTTGCCGGACTGCGCGGCCAGGGCCTTGCCGTCGGCCGCACCTTCGAGCACGCCATCCGCGGCGCTGTCATCACCGCCACCCCCACCCAGGCGGCCGCACTGGCCAAATCCGGAAAGGTCTTGTCCGTGGAGGCCGACGCCCCCATCAAACTTTCCGGGACCGAGCAGCCCGCCCCCTGGGGCCTGGACCGCACGGACCAACGTGCCCTTCCACTCTCCGGTTCCTACTCCTGGGCAGCGGCCGGCGCCGGTGTGAGGGCCTACGTGGTGGATACCGGCATCCTGGCATCGCACACCGACTTCGGGGGCCGGGTGACGGCAGGCTGGACCGCCGTGGCGGATGGCAACGGGACCACTGACTGCAACGGCCACGGAACCCACGTGGCCGGAACCGTGGCCGGCACCACGTACGGCGTGGCCAAGGGCGCCACCCTGGTACCGGTCCGGGTGCTCGATTGCGCCGGCTCCGGCTACAACTCGGATGTGGTGGCAGGCCTGGACTGGATCGCCGCGAACCATGCCGCCGGCACGCCCGCCGTGGCCAACCTCAGCCTGGGCGGGGCAGCCAGCAGCACGGTGGACGCCGCCATCCAAGCAGTCCTCAACGACGGCGTCACCACCGTGGTTGCCGCCGGAAACTCCGCCGTGGACGCCTGCACCGCGTCACCTGCCCGCGTCCCGGGGGCCATCACCGTGGCAGCCAGCGACTCGGCCGACCGGCAGGCTTCCTTCTCCAACTTCGGGTCCTGCGTGGACCTCTATGCTCCCGGCGTGGGCATCACCTCCGCCTACTACACGTCCACCACCGCCACGGCATCCATGTCCGGGACCTCCATGGCCGCACCGCACACCGCCGGAGCAGCCGCCGTCATGCTGTCGCAGAACCCCGCCCTGACTCCGGCTGACGTTGCTGCAGCCCTGGTGTCCAATGCCACTCCCGGAGTGATCGCCGGGGCTTCCGCGGGGACCCCGAACCGCCTGCTGTACACCGCTGCAGCGGCTCCTGCTCCAGTGACTGCTCCTGCCCCTGCGCCCACTGTCACGTCCGTTTCGCCGGCACCCAAGGCCACGGCAGCCGCCTCCGGTGCGAACGTAGCAGCCACCTTCAGCACTGCCGTGCAGGGTGTGTCCGCCGGGACCTTCGTGCTCAGGAATGCGGCCGGCAGCAGCATCGCGGCCACTGTCACCTACAACGCCACCACCACGACTGCCACCCTTGATCCGGCAGCAAACCTTGCTCCGGACGCAAGCTACACGGCCACCCTGACCGGCGGAACCTCGGCCGTCCGTGATGCCGCAGGCACCCCGCTGGCGTCCACCAGCTGGACGTTCACCACCGGCCCGGCGCCCACCGTCACCAGCTACTCGCCGGGCAGCAACGCCCTCCTGGTCCGCAGGAGCAGCAACATCAGCGCCACCTTCAGCGAGGCAGTCCAGGGCGTGGGCACCACCACGTTCACCCTGAAAAATTCCGCAACCGGCGCCGTGGTGGCGGCATCGGCCTACCGCAACGGCACCACCAACCAGTGGATCCTGGACCCGCAGGAGCCCCTGGCCGCCAAGACCCGGTACACCGTGACCCTTGCCGGGGGGACTGCCGGTATCCGGGACCTGGCCGGAAACCCGCTCGCGGGCCGGAGCTGGCAGTTCACCACCGGCTCGTTTTGA
- a CDS encoding NAD-dependent epimerase/dehydratase family protein: MRIAVTGGSGKLGRHVVRRLADDGHQVLTLDRAGARSPELLVVDLRNYGQVVDALLGVDDRHDGFDAVVHLGAIPAPGILPDAATFENNMLSTYNVFQAARRAGIKKVVYASSETVLGLPFDIDPPYIPVDEEYPPRPESTYSLVKRLEEQMAVEMTRWDPELSITGLRFSNVMDEADYARFPSFDADATLRKWNLWGYIDGRDGAQAVVRALENAKPGFEAFIIANADTVMSRSSAGLAAEVFPGVKVTKELGEHETILSIDKARRLLGFEPEHSWRNHVGAAASAGENQE; the protein is encoded by the coding sequence ATGAGAATTGCCGTTACAGGCGGAAGCGGAAAACTGGGACGGCATGTGGTGCGCCGGCTGGCCGATGACGGCCACCAGGTCCTCACCCTGGACCGGGCGGGTGCCCGGAGTCCGGAGCTGCTGGTGGTGGACCTGCGCAACTACGGCCAGGTAGTGGACGCGTTGCTGGGCGTGGATGACCGGCATGACGGGTTCGACGCCGTGGTGCACCTGGGTGCCATTCCCGCCCCGGGCATCCTTCCGGACGCAGCCACCTTCGAGAACAACATGCTCTCCACCTACAACGTCTTCCAGGCCGCACGGCGCGCCGGCATCAAGAAGGTGGTGTACGCCTCCAGCGAGACCGTGCTGGGCCTGCCGTTCGACATCGACCCGCCCTACATCCCGGTGGATGAGGAATACCCGCCGCGGCCGGAAAGCACCTACTCGCTGGTGAAGCGCCTCGAGGAGCAGATGGCCGTGGAAATGACGCGGTGGGATCCGGAGCTGAGCATCACGGGCCTGCGGTTCTCCAACGTCATGGACGAGGCGGACTACGCCAGATTCCCCTCCTTCGATGCCGACGCCACCCTGCGGAAATGGAACCTGTGGGGCTACATCGACGGCCGGGATGGCGCGCAGGCAGTAGTGCGGGCACTGGAGAACGCCAAGCCGGGATTCGAAGCCTTCATCATCGCCAATGCGGACACGGTCATGAGCCGGTCAAGCGCCGGCCTGGCCGCCGAGGTCTTCCCCGGTGTCAAGGTGACCAAGGAACTGGGTGAGCACGAAACGATACTCTCCATCGACAAGGCGCGGCGCCTGCTCGGTTTCGAGCCCGAGCACAGCTGGCGGAACCACGTGGGGGCCGCCGCCAGCGCCGGAGAAAACCAGGAATAG
- a CDS encoding adenylate kinase, producing the protein MTRLLIIGPPGSGKGTQAEHLARHFRVPAVSTGDIFRSNVTRQTELGNQAAKYLDDGHFVPDHLTNALVRDRLLESDAVQGFLLDGYPRTAHQATELDRMLAAQGHVLDAVIELQAPDAELEQRMQRRALEQGRTDDTIDVFRRRLDLYHRQTHEVVSVYAGRGILVSVNGSGDPGGITALAIAAVEQFLAAPRPPS; encoded by the coding sequence ATGACCAGGCTGCTCATCATCGGCCCGCCCGGGTCCGGCAAGGGAACGCAGGCCGAACACCTGGCGCGGCATTTCCGGGTCCCGGCCGTTTCCACGGGGGACATTTTCCGCAGCAACGTCACCCGGCAGACCGAACTGGGGAACCAGGCCGCCAAGTACCTGGACGACGGCCATTTCGTCCCGGACCATCTCACCAACGCGCTGGTCAGGGACCGCCTCCTGGAGAGCGACGCGGTGCAAGGGTTCCTGCTGGACGGCTATCCGCGGACAGCGCACCAGGCAACGGAACTCGACCGCATGCTTGCGGCCCAGGGGCATGTGCTGGATGCCGTGATCGAACTCCAGGCACCGGACGCGGAACTGGAGCAGCGCATGCAACGCCGGGCCCTGGAGCAGGGGCGCACGGATGACACCATTGACGTCTTCAGGCGCAGGCTGGACCTCTACCACCGGCAGACGCATGAAGTAGTCTCGGTGTACGCGGGCAGGGGCATTCTTGTGTCCGTCAACGGCAGCGGGGACCCGGGCGGGATTACCGCCCTCGCGATCGCCGCCGTCGAACAGTTCCTTGCAGCCCCGCGGCCCCCGTCCTGA
- a CDS encoding GAF and ANTAR domain-containing protein produces MASESTAKTDTSITEHLHELVLNSSDVEDFLNELAQVSARNLSEPGDEMLCAIALLRQRKAATVASSSQEAKSIGRLEHSFSDTPGLTASTVQEIVHAPDLTADGRWPDYSTAAIAQGVRSVAAVPFRLEGETKASLLLYSRRAHRFEGRVLKFAEDFVSQTSLALRLAVRFAHYSETAANLRATLESRTVIDMAVGIIMAQNRCSQQDAFDILKTASSTRNTKLHDVAAAVVNALGQGPARTHYDG; encoded by the coding sequence GTGGCCAGCGAGTCAACAGCAAAAACTGATACATCGATTACCGAGCATCTGCATGAACTAGTCCTCAACAGCTCCGACGTTGAGGACTTCCTTAATGAACTGGCACAAGTCTCCGCACGCAATCTCTCCGAGCCCGGCGACGAAATGCTGTGCGCCATCGCCCTTCTCCGGCAGCGCAAAGCCGCCACGGTGGCCAGCAGCAGCCAGGAGGCGAAGTCGATCGGACGGCTTGAGCACAGCTTCAGCGACACCCCGGGCCTGACGGCTTCCACCGTCCAGGAGATTGTCCATGCCCCGGACCTCACCGCCGACGGCCGCTGGCCGGACTACTCCACGGCCGCCATTGCCCAAGGGGTCCGCTCCGTGGCAGCGGTTCCGTTCCGGCTTGAAGGGGAAACCAAGGCGTCCCTGCTGCTGTACTCCCGCCGCGCACACCGGTTCGAAGGCCGGGTGCTGAAGTTCGCCGAGGATTTCGTCAGCCAGACATCGCTGGCGCTCCGCCTCGCGGTGCGGTTTGCCCATTACAGCGAGACGGCCGCGAACCTCCGGGCCACCCTTGAGTCCCGCACGGTTATCGACATGGCTGTGGGCATCATCATGGCCCAGAACCGGTGCAGCCAGCAGGACGCTTTCGACATCCTGAAGACCGCTTCCAGCACCCGCAACACCAAGCTGCATGACGTGGCAGCCGCAGTGGTCAACGCCTTGGGACAGGGACCGGCACGGACGCATTACGACGGTTAG
- a CDS encoding response regulator transcription factor, with protein MEQQRVCLVVEDDDDISGLIEVVLSQAGFEVRTVGTGAGAIAAAADPAIALVTLDLGLPDMDGHVVARAIREVSSAPLLFLTARSEGDDVLAGMASGAAGYLTKPFRPRELRELAGQLAASTPPVSQEPHITGKSCC; from the coding sequence ATGGAACAGCAGCGTGTTTGCCTTGTCGTGGAAGATGACGACGATATCAGCGGACTGATCGAAGTGGTCCTGTCACAGGCGGGCTTTGAGGTCAGGACCGTGGGCACGGGGGCTGGGGCCATCGCCGCCGCGGCCGATCCCGCCATTGCCCTGGTGACCCTGGACCTTGGCCTGCCGGACATGGACGGGCACGTGGTGGCCCGCGCCATCCGGGAGGTCAGCAGCGCGCCCCTGCTGTTCCTGACGGCCCGTTCGGAGGGTGACGACGTTCTGGCGGGCATGGCATCGGGGGCTGCCGGCTACCTCACCAAGCCTTTCCGGCCGCGGGAGCTCAGGGAGCTCGCAGGACAGCTCGCAGCGTCAACGCCACCGGTTTCACAGGAGCCGCACATAACGGGCAAATCCTGCTGCTAA
- a CDS encoding phosphodiester glycosidase family protein yields the protein MTPQQRSARKPGRVRRAVTAGAVAFTLSAGGAAAWAVDRYVVPHVEISDVSAYQAGQAGTAADTSAASSGTGGAVTTDSTHVSDSSNISISKVTTGSGDTTVTYYVADVVLSDATALQSAFANNSFGENITENTSAIAADNNAVFAINGDYYGFRDTGIVIRNGVVFRDAGARQGLAFYRDGTVKVYDETTTTAAQLVADGVWNTLSFGPSLLDNGQVAAGIEDVEVDTNFGNHSIQGEQPRTAVGVIDQNHLVFVVVDGRSPGYSAGVTMTGLAGIMQGLGATTAYNIDGGGSSTMYFNGSLVNNPLGQDKERGTSDILYIGQ from the coding sequence ATGACACCTCAGCAGCGATCAGCACGAAAACCCGGACGCGTCCGCCGGGCCGTCACGGCAGGAGCGGTAGCCTTCACACTGTCCGCCGGAGGGGCAGCCGCCTGGGCAGTTGACCGGTACGTTGTCCCGCACGTCGAGATCTCCGACGTCTCCGCCTACCAGGCCGGCCAGGCAGGCACGGCGGCGGACACCTCCGCCGCCTCCAGCGGCACCGGCGGCGCGGTCACCACCGACAGCACCCACGTCTCCGATTCTTCCAACATCTCGATCTCCAAGGTGACCACCGGCAGCGGTGACACCACGGTCACCTACTACGTTGCCGACGTCGTCCTGTCCGACGCCACGGCGTTGCAGTCCGCGTTCGCCAACAACAGCTTCGGCGAAAACATCACCGAAAACACGTCCGCCATCGCAGCGGACAACAATGCCGTGTTCGCCATCAACGGCGATTACTACGGCTTCCGCGATACCGGGATCGTCATCCGCAACGGCGTGGTGTTCCGGGATGCCGGGGCGCGCCAGGGGCTGGCTTTCTACCGGGACGGGACCGTGAAGGTCTACGACGAGACCACCACCACCGCCGCGCAGCTGGTGGCCGACGGCGTGTGGAACACCCTCTCCTTCGGCCCGTCCCTGCTGGACAACGGCCAGGTGGCGGCAGGGATCGAGGACGTGGAGGTGGACACAAACTTCGGCAACCACTCCATCCAGGGCGAACAGCCCCGCACCGCCGTGGGCGTCATCGACCAGAACCACCTGGTGTTCGTGGTGGTGGACGGGCGGAGCCCCGGCTACAGCGCGGGCGTGACCATGACCGGCCTGGCCGGGATCATGCAGGGCCTGGGCGCCACCACCGCTTACAACATCGACGGCGGCGGCTCCTCCACCATGTACTTCAACGGGTCCCTGGTGAACAATCCGCTGGGCCAGGACAAGGAACGCGGCACCTCCGACATCCTCTACATCGGGCAGTAG